From the Maioricimonas rarisocia genome, one window contains:
- a CDS encoding helix-turn-helix domain-containing protein: protein MPLGDRLKQLRTTAELSVREAAKLIGKSPGYLSRVETRGEIPAPELIIAIAEAYEADAEELLREAKEDYMERVEQEIDSKQERALAVFRKEKR, encoded by the coding sequence ATGCCCTTGGGAGATCGACTGAAACAGCTGCGGACAACGGCAGAACTGTCTGTGCGCGAGGCAGCCAAGCTCATTGGAAAATCGCCTGGCTACCTCTCACGTGTCGAGACACGCGGGGAGATTCCGGCGCCTGAGCTGATCATTGCGATCGCAGAAGCCTACGAGGCTGACGCCGAAGAACTCCTGCGGGAGGCCAAAGAAGACTACATGGAAAGAGTCGAGCAGGAGATCGACTCGAAACAGGAACGCGCACTCGCAG
- a CDS encoding arylsulfatase, translated as MRICTFTPAAGFLVVLFVFANAAAAADRPNIVLIMCDDMGYSDIGCFGSEIDTPHIDRLAAEGLRFTQFYNNAKCTTTRASLITGLYPRRKGGLLQENMVTIPQVLAQSGYDSVLSGKWHLGSRAPNRPGDRGFDNYYGLLDGCCNFFNPARPDPDFKGGRVRWFGEDDRRITEFPEDFYTTDAFTDYACKAIDRAAADDRPLFLHVCYTAPHYPLHAPADLVEKYRGRYRQGWEQLRAERYRRQLELGLVDPSWELPPPDDRVPIWDNVENQDYHDHLMAVYAAMIDRMDQGIGRILARLDEQGIADNTVVIFLSDNGGCAEKPGGIDPQRVPGVEEYYTACGPGWAYAQNTPFRRFKAWVHEGGISTPLIVRWPSVIEAGTTTDAVGHIIDLLPTCAEIAGAKYPDAHGGEEVIPCEGLSMVPLFEGDSREGHESLFWEWAGNRAVRTGHWKLCWDKTVKQWELYNVVQDRTEMHNLAADHPGRVAEMSAQWREWAGRTGIRVR; from the coding sequence ATGCGCATCTGCACGTTCACTCCTGCCGCCGGATTCCTCGTCGTTCTGTTCGTGTTCGCGAATGCTGCCGCGGCGGCCGATCGTCCCAACATCGTTCTCATCATGTGCGATGACATGGGGTACTCGGACATCGGTTGCTTCGGGAGCGAGATCGACACCCCGCATATTGACCGCCTTGCCGCCGAGGGCCTGCGGTTCACGCAATTCTACAACAACGCCAAGTGTACCACGACTCGGGCGTCGTTGATCACCGGGCTGTATCCGCGACGAAAAGGAGGGTTGCTGCAGGAGAACATGGTGACGATTCCCCAGGTTCTCGCGCAGTCGGGATACGACTCGGTGCTGAGTGGCAAATGGCATCTGGGGAGCCGGGCCCCGAACAGGCCGGGCGATCGTGGTTTCGACAACTACTACGGACTGCTCGACGGCTGCTGCAACTTCTTCAACCCGGCCCGCCCTGACCCGGATTTCAAAGGAGGTCGCGTGCGGTGGTTCGGCGAGGATGACCGGCGGATCACGGAGTTTCCCGAAGACTTCTACACGACCGACGCCTTCACCGACTACGCCTGCAAGGCCATCGACCGGGCCGCAGCAGACGATCGACCGCTGTTCCTGCATGTCTGCTACACGGCACCGCACTATCCGCTGCACGCTCCGGCCGATCTGGTGGAGAAGTACCGGGGCCGCTATCGCCAGGGTTGGGAACAGCTCCGCGCAGAGCGTTACCGGCGCCAGCTCGAACTGGGGCTGGTCGATCCCTCGTGGGAGTTGCCGCCGCCCGATGACAGAGTTCCGATCTGGGACAACGTCGAGAACCAGGACTACCACGATCACCTGATGGCGGTGTACGCGGCGATGATCGACCGCATGGATCAGGGGATCGGCCGGATACTGGCGCGGCTGGACGAGCAGGGCATCGCCGACAACACCGTCGTGATCTTCCTTTCGGATAACGGCGGGTGTGCCGAGAAGCCGGGCGGCATCGATCCGCAGCGGGTGCCGGGCGTCGAAGAGTACTACACGGCATGCGGCCCGGGCTGGGCCTATGCGCAGAACACACCGTTTCGCCGCTTCAAGGCATGGGTTCACGAAGGAGGCATTTCGACGCCGCTGATCGTCCGCTGGCCAAGTGTCATCGAAGCAGGCACGACCACTGATGCCGTCGGCCACATCATCGATCTGCTGCCGACCTGCGCCGAAATCGCCGGTGCGAAGTATCCCGACGCACATGGCGGCGAGGAAGTCATTCCCTGCGAGGGTTTGTCGATGGTTCCGCTATTTGAAGGGGACTCGCGGGAGGGGCACGAGTCACTGTTCTGGGAGTGGGCCGGGAATCGGGCCGTCCGCACGGGACACTGGAAGCTCTGCTGGGACAAGACCGTCAAGCAGTGGGAACTGTACAATGTGGTGCAGGACCGGACCGAAATGCATAATCTCGCTGCCGACCACCCCGGACGGGTCGCGGAAATGAGCGCTCAATGGCGGGAGTGGGCCGGGCGGACCGGCATCCGGGTCCGCTGA
- a CDS encoding (2Fe-2S)-binding protein, with translation MEPNDTVCYCFHISKRKILNFIRIHEPRRASQISQCGGAGTGCGWCVPYLKRYFEQAQGHAVEGVEPDSAADYARQRAAYIRAGKGRPAEGAVPLPPEDDAAK, from the coding sequence ATGGAACCGAACGATACCGTCTGCTACTGCTTCCACATCTCGAAGCGGAAGATTCTGAACTTCATCCGCATCCACGAGCCGCGGCGGGCGAGCCAGATCAGCCAGTGCGGCGGCGCGGGAACCGGCTGCGGCTGGTGCGTGCCGTACCTCAAACGCTATTTCGAACAGGCCCAGGGGCACGCCGTGGAAGGCGTCGAGCCGGACTCGGCGGCCGATTACGCCCGTCAGCGTGCCGCATACATCCGGGCGGGCAAGGGACGCCCCGCAGAGGGTGCGGTACCGCTTCCTCCCGAAGACGACGCGGCGAAGTAG
- a CDS encoding SGNH/GDSL hydrolase family protein, with protein MFRSLFRTSKHILLAALLLAGVVCALEVGLRVRRFRGAVQGEALPESLAADTLVQPSYDTFVALRPHTRLERLSEETGRAVPIRVNSFGCRGAEPVVPKPSGTYRVICLGDDTTLARELPEQETYPELVRARLQERTGLNVEVINAGLPDGCPLTSLLRLRHDLLALQPDLVLLHFDLSDLTDDHRVRRHARIDSQMGPLSATHPRLDQATTESWERLEQEFLLIRYLRHCTSEACIEDVWPSPQPTLATETGKYLWLSQEMSKWERPLEFTWSPVPFIRDLLAGSYSELLVATCPKAWQLSTDGGSPELRERLGVPRGAVYESREPVAAVQKLATEDGIRFLDTTRWFEAERSPERLFGQHYDGLSAEGHALYGAILAEFVFRAFPENWSESPVPSGPTGGAVPQLSNPLPENRTAVPIR; from the coding sequence ATGTTCCGGTCCCTGTTCCGCACTTCAAAACACATTCTGCTGGCAGCTCTGCTGCTCGCGGGAGTGGTGTGCGCACTCGAAGTGGGACTGCGGGTCCGCCGCTTTCGCGGGGCCGTCCAGGGAGAAGCCCTTCCCGAATCGCTCGCCGCAGATACTCTGGTGCAGCCAAGTTACGACACGTTCGTGGCGCTTCGGCCGCACACCCGGCTGGAGCGACTCAGCGAAGAGACCGGCCGGGCCGTCCCGATCCGGGTCAACTCGTTCGGCTGCCGGGGTGCCGAACCGGTCGTCCCGAAACCGAGCGGCACCTACCGCGTCATCTGCCTGGGAGATGACACGACGTTGGCCCGCGAACTGCCGGAACAGGAGACGTACCCCGAACTGGTGCGGGCCCGACTGCAGGAGCGGACCGGCCTGAATGTCGAAGTGATTAACGCCGGCCTGCCCGACGGGTGCCCGCTCACCTCGCTGCTGCGGCTGCGGCATGATCTGCTGGCACTGCAGCCGGATCTTGTGCTGCTGCACTTCGACCTGTCGGATCTGACCGACGATCACCGCGTTCGCCGGCATGCCCGCATCGATTCGCAGATGGGGCCGCTTTCGGCGACGCATCCGCGGCTGGATCAGGCGACGACCGAGTCGTGGGAACGACTGGAGCAGGAGTTTCTGCTCATCCGGTACCTGCGGCACTGCACGAGCGAAGCCTGCATCGAGGACGTGTGGCCGAGCCCGCAGCCGACGCTCGCCACCGAGACCGGCAAGTACCTGTGGCTGTCGCAGGAGATGTCGAAATGGGAGCGTCCCCTCGAATTCACCTGGTCGCCGGTCCCCTTCATTCGCGACCTGCTGGCCGGGTCGTACAGCGAACTGCTGGTCGCCACCTGTCCCAAAGCGTGGCAACTTTCCACGGATGGGGGCAGCCCGGAACTGCGGGAGCGGCTGGGCGTGCCGCGCGGAGCGGTCTACGAAAGCCGCGAACCGGTTGCTGCGGTCCAGAAACTGGCGACGGAGGATGGAATCCGGTTTCTGGATACGACCCGCTGGTTCGAGGCGGAACGGTCGCCGGAACGTCTGTTCGGACAGCATTACGACGGGCTCTCGGCGGAAGGTCACGCTCTGTACGGGGCGATCCTCGCGGAGTTCGTCTTCCGGGCGTTTCCGGAGAACTGGTCGGAATCGCCGGTTCCCTCCGGGCCCACGGGGGGAGCGGTGCCTCAGCTCTCGAACCCTCTGCCCGAGAACCGAACGGCAGTGCCGATCCGGTGA
- a CDS encoding [protein-PII] uridylyltransferase family protein: protein MQFETSDSTRLLSSDDVSEEFATSLLQPVGFDDWQAALGRLRGFCRDEDERKAFAATLPSLLYALTDAATPDASLVNFERYVQAVDSRIDLFNYLAANPRAVEILVRLFVGSQFLTEILLRNPSYLERLTQHKRLAEFKHREELMEEARKWAADEPTLDEKMNAVRRFQKWELLRLAACDTFRLMDLKTVTLQLALLADSLVAVCLGFAADELEVDTSEFSVIAFGKLGGEELNYSSDIDLVFVCDNHAEQYWGLGQKLIKAIQDPTSDGFLYRVDMRLRPWGRSGPLVTTADSYVDYIRKNGRLWEKQALLKSRVIAGSQKVGKRVLKRLEPFIYDVDPEEVRENVLEMKQQIEENLRKHRNGWGQVKAGAGSIRDVEFVTQYLQLAHGRNNKAVRSINTLDGLVRLADLDILHADEYRHLSGGYVFLRTIEHSLQLMHNKQQHALPESRRELDYLARRLDFPGATEFVSHYERHCQSIRRIFEKYIIDPPGMEEDHLVFKPRSVAVHLGDAASTYEELFTREQSERHLALLDRLDDDTIVKIDARTVADGRWELTIVGYDQLGDLSLICGLLFVFGFDIESGYVFTGAEIVEPGRNKPSRNRRQVVGKSPRRRKYVNVFTIRPTSNNVVPAIWGRYENDLAELLSLAQQGKHRDASGRLAKRVAASLDPSEQDAATDMLLPVEIDIDNDSAPDATVMHIYAEDTPGFLYELANALAHSNISIVRMQIRSEGLQVIDTLYVTDENDRKIDDPEKLNELRAAVVLIKHFTHLLPYSPNPEAALIHFREFLEQLFELPHWVEELGSLQDSDVLNALARLLGVSDFLWHDFLRLQHDNLFPVVTDLAGLQQPRIRSELDEELERELAAVHNFEDRRAVLNAFKDREMLRVDMRHILGLQDKFGMFSGELADVAEAVVRGALRIAEEELQPTHGRPLKSDGEPCLLSVSALGKCGGRELGYASDIELMFVYEEDGHTSGSEVIQNIEYFQKLVEKFRKAIHAKRQGIFEIDLRLRPYGKAGSLAVSLETFDKYFAPEGPAWPYERQALVKLRPIAGDPFFGRAVVATRDRIVYTGEPFDVAAMRAMRDKQISQLVQAGTFNAKLSPGALVDCEYLVQGLQITYGHRDPSLRQTNTREAMKALEAAGLLEHEDRIRLRDAYRFLRRVIDGLRMVRGDARDLTVPPADSEEFEFLARRLEYGRRVDRLAQDLEDHTQNVLDLGRKLDGLFDTPVS, encoded by the coding sequence ATGCAGTTTGAAACTTCCGACTCAACACGGCTGCTCAGCAGCGACGACGTGAGCGAAGAGTTCGCGACGAGCCTGCTACAGCCGGTCGGATTCGACGATTGGCAGGCGGCACTTGGTCGACTTCGAGGATTCTGCCGCGACGAAGACGAACGAAAAGCGTTTGCCGCCACCCTCCCCTCGCTGCTGTACGCGCTGACCGACGCCGCCACGCCCGATGCCTCGCTCGTCAACTTCGAGCGCTACGTGCAGGCGGTCGACAGCCGGATCGACCTGTTCAATTACCTTGCGGCCAATCCGCGAGCGGTCGAGATTCTGGTGCGGCTGTTCGTCGGCAGTCAGTTTCTCACCGAGATCCTGCTGCGCAATCCGTCGTACCTCGAGCGGCTGACTCAGCACAAACGACTGGCCGAGTTCAAGCACCGCGAAGAACTGATGGAAGAAGCCCGGAAATGGGCAGCCGACGAACCGACACTCGACGAGAAAATGAATGCGGTTCGTCGCTTTCAGAAGTGGGAACTGCTGCGGCTGGCCGCCTGCGACACGTTCCGACTGATGGATCTGAAAACGGTGACGCTGCAGCTCGCATTGCTGGCCGACAGTCTCGTTGCGGTCTGTCTCGGATTCGCTGCCGACGAACTCGAAGTCGATACGTCGGAATTCTCGGTGATCGCATTCGGCAAGCTGGGTGGGGAGGAACTGAACTACAGCTCCGACATCGACCTGGTATTCGTCTGCGACAATCATGCCGAGCAGTACTGGGGACTTGGCCAGAAGCTGATCAAGGCGATCCAGGATCCGACGAGCGACGGCTTTCTGTACCGGGTCGACATGCGGCTGCGCCCGTGGGGACGCTCCGGTCCGCTGGTGACGACGGCCGATTCCTACGTCGATTACATCCGGAAGAACGGACGCCTGTGGGAGAAGCAGGCGCTGCTCAAGTCGCGGGTCATTGCCGGCTCTCAGAAAGTGGGCAAACGGGTGCTGAAGCGGCTGGAGCCGTTCATCTACGACGTCGATCCCGAGGAGGTTCGCGAGAACGTCCTCGAGATGAAGCAGCAGATCGAAGAGAACCTCCGCAAACATCGCAACGGCTGGGGGCAGGTCAAAGCGGGGGCCGGCAGCATCCGTGATGTCGAGTTTGTCACGCAGTACCTGCAGCTTGCCCACGGCAGGAACAACAAGGCCGTCCGCAGTATCAACACGCTCGACGGTCTGGTCCGCCTGGCCGATCTCGACATTCTGCACGCCGACGAGTACCGCCACCTCAGCGGGGGCTATGTCTTCCTGCGAACGATCGAGCATTCGCTGCAGCTGATGCACAACAAGCAGCAGCATGCCCTTCCCGAAAGCCGGCGGGAACTGGACTACCTGGCGCGACGGCTCGATTTCCCCGGAGCGACCGAGTTCGTCAGTCACTACGAGCGGCACTGCCAGTCGATTCGCCGCATCTTCGAGAAGTACATTATCGACCCTCCCGGCATGGAGGAGGACCATCTCGTCTTCAAGCCGCGGTCTGTCGCCGTTCACCTTGGCGATGCCGCTTCGACCTACGAGGAGCTGTTCACTCGCGAACAGTCCGAGCGCCACCTGGCACTGCTCGATCGGCTGGACGACGACACGATCGTCAAGATCGATGCCCGCACGGTCGCGGACGGTCGCTGGGAACTGACGATTGTAGGATACGATCAGCTGGGGGATCTGTCGCTCATCTGCGGACTGCTGTTTGTGTTCGGCTTCGACATCGAATCCGGGTACGTCTTCACCGGTGCAGAAATCGTCGAGCCCGGTCGGAACAAACCGTCCCGCAACCGTCGGCAGGTCGTGGGCAAGTCACCGCGCCGCCGCAAGTATGTCAACGTCTTCACGATCCGGCCGACATCGAACAACGTCGTGCCGGCCATCTGGGGACGGTACGAGAACGACCTGGCAGAGCTGCTGTCGCTCGCGCAGCAGGGAAAACACCGCGATGCTTCGGGCCGACTGGCGAAGCGGGTCGCCGCCTCGCTGGATCCGTCCGAGCAGGATGCTGCGACCGACATGCTCCTGCCGGTCGAGATCGACATCGACAACGATTCGGCGCCCGACGCCACGGTGATGCACATCTATGCCGAGGATACTCCCGGCTTCCTCTATGAGCTGGCGAACGCGCTCGCCCACAGCAACATCTCGATCGTCCGGATGCAGATCCGTTCCGAGGGGTTGCAGGTCATCGACACGCTGTACGTCACCGATGAAAACGACCGCAAGATCGACGATCCGGAGAAGCTCAACGAGCTGCGGGCGGCGGTCGTCCTGATCAAGCACTTCACACATCTGCTGCCCTATTCGCCCAATCCCGAAGCAGCACTGATCCACTTCCGCGAGTTTCTCGAACAACTGTTCGAACTGCCGCACTGGGTGGAAGAGCTCGGGTCGCTGCAGGACAGCGATGTGCTCAACGCCCTCGCGCGTCTGCTGGGGGTCAGCGACTTTCTGTGGCACGATTTTCTGCGGCTGCAGCACGACAATCTGTTTCCGGTCGTGACCGATCTGGCCGGTCTGCAGCAGCCACGCATCCGCAGCGAACTCGACGAAGAACTCGAACGGGAACTGGCTGCGGTTCACAACTTCGAGGACCGCCGGGCCGTCCTGAATGCGTTCAAGGACCGGGAGATGCTCCGCGTCGACATGCGGCACATCCTGGGGCTGCAGGACAAATTCGGCATGTTCTCCGGCGAACTGGCCGACGTGGCCGAAGCGGTGGTCCGCGGCGCACTACGAATCGCCGAGGAGGAACTGCAGCCGACGCATGGCCGGCCTCTGAAGTCTGACGGCGAACCCTGCCTGCTGAGCGTCAGTGCCCTTGGCAAATGTGGCGGACGCGAGCTGGGGTATGCTTCCGACATCGAGTTGATGTTCGTCTACGAAGAGGACGGGCATACCTCGGGCAGCGAAGTCATCCAGAACATCGAGTACTTCCAGAAGCTTGTCGAGAAGTTCCGCAAAGCGATCCATGCCAAACGGCAGGGCATTTTCGAGATCGACCTGCGGCTGCGTCCGTACGGGAAAGCAGGGAGCCTGGCGGTTTCACTCGAAACGTTCGACAAGTATTTCGCACCGGAAGGACCGGCCTGGCCTTACGAACGGCAGGCGCTGGTGAAGCTGCGTCCGATCGCCGGCGATCCGTTTTTCGGTCGGGCAGTCGTGGCGACCCGTGATCGCATCGTTTACACGGGTGAACCGTTCGATGTGGCCGCCATGCGTGCCATGCGGGACAAACAGATCAGCCAGCTCGTGCAGGCCGGGACGTTCAATGCGAAACTGAGCCCCGGTGCCCTGGTCGACTGCGAATACCTCGTGCAGGGATTGCAGATCACCTACGGACATCGGGATCCGTCGCTGCGGCAGACGAACACCCGCGAAGCAATGAAGGCACTTGAAGCGGCCGGTCTGCTCGAACACGAGGATCGCATTCGCCTTCGGGATGCTTACCGGTTCCTCCGCCGCGTGATCGATGGCCTGCGGATGGTTCGCGGCGATGCCCGGGATCTGACCGTGCCTCCGGCCGACAGTGAGGAGTTCGAGTTCCTCGCTCGACGACTGGAATACGGTCGACGCGTGGACCGGCTGGCGCAGGACCTCGAGGATCACACGCAGAATGTTCTCGACCTGGGCCGAAAGCTCGATGGGCTGTTCGATACGCCGGTAAGCTGA